The proteins below come from a single Poecilia reticulata strain Guanapo linkage group LG5, Guppy_female_1.0+MT, whole genome shotgun sequence genomic window:
- the arpc4l gene encoding actin related protein 2/3 complex, subunit 4, like, which translates to MTATLRPYLNAVRATLQAALCLENFSSQVVERHNKPEVEVRSSKELLLQPVVISRNDKEKVLIEGSINSVRVSIAVKQADEIEKILCHKFMRFMMMRAENFFILRRKPVEGYDISFLITNFHTEQMYKHKLVDFVIHFMEEIDKEISEMKLSVNARARIVAEEFLKNF; encoded by the exons ATG ACGGCGACTCTGCGCCCCTACCTGAACGCTGTGAGGGCCACCCTGCAGGCAGCCCTCTGCCTGGAGAACTTCTCCTCTCAGGTGGTGGAGCGTCACAACAAGCCCGAGGTGGAGGTCAG GAGCAGTAAGGAGCTGCTTCTCCAGCCGGTGGTGATCAGCCGTAACGACAAGGAGAAGGTTCTCATCGAGGGGTCCATCAACTCCGTCAGAGTCAGCATTGCCGTCAAGCAG GCTGATGAAATCGAGAAGATTCTTTGCCACAAATTCATGCGGTTCATGATGATGAGAGCTGAGAACTTCTTCATTCTGAGGAGGAAACCAGTCGAG GGGTACGATATTAGTTTCTTGATCACCAACTTCCACACTGAGCAGATGTACAAACACAAGCTGGTGGACTTCGTCATTCACTTCATGGAGGAGATCGACAAGGAGATCAGCGAGATGAAGCTGTCCGTCAACGCCCGGGCCCGTATCGTCGCTGAAGAATTCCTCAAGAAC TTCTGA
- the pfkfb4a gene encoding 6-phosphofructo-2-kinase/fructose-2,6-bisphosphatase 4a isoform X2 gives MKHRSPSEQHHGKLPRVSVPAAAASASPQSDMEDKSTFSPRELTQNPLKKIWMPNKNGLPEKHISHRTVCMTNCPTLIVTVGLPARGKTYISKKLTRYLNWIGVPTREFNVGQYRREFLKIYESFEFFRPDNEEGLKIRRQCASAAMNDVRQYLTEAGGQVAVFDATNTTRERRDTILEFAEQNGFKAFFVESVCEDPEVIQENIVQVKLGSPDYTNCNTEEAVEDFMKRIKCYENSYETLDEVLDRDLSFIKIMDVGQRYLVNRVLDHVQSRIVYYLMNIHITPRSIYLCRHGESELNVKGRIGGDSGLTPRGKEFAKKLNQFIQTQKIGELKVWTSQMKRTIQTAEALNAPYEQWKVLNEIDAGVCEEMMYEEIQENYPLEFALRDQDKYRYRYPKGESYEDLVQRLEPVIMELERQENVLVICHQAVMRCLLAYFLDKTAEELPYLKCPLHTVLKLTPVAYGCKVESISLNVDAVNTHREKPENVDIHRTTQDALQTVPAHL, from the exons ATGAAGCACCGGTCACCTTCGGAGCAGCATCACGGGAAGCTTCCCCGGGTCAGTGTCCCCGCTGCGGCCGCCTCAGCCTCACCGCAGAGCGACATGGAGGACAAATCCACGTTCAGTCCACGGGAACTCACCCAAAACCCTTTGAAGAAGATATGGATGCCAAATAAAAATGGCCttcctgaaaaacacatttctcatcGAACGG TATGTATGACCAACTGTCCCACCCTGATCGTCACCGTGGGCCTGCCTGCAAGAGGAAAGACCTACATCTCCAAGAAGCTGACCCGCTACTTGAACTGGATCGGCGTGCCGACCAGAG agttCAACGTTGGACAGTACCGGAGGGAGTTCCTGAAGATCTACGAGTCCTTTGAGTTTTTCCGTCCCGACAACGAGGAAGGGTTGAAGATCAGAAG GCAGTGTGCTTCAGCGGCTATGAACGACGTGCGACAATATTTAACAGAGGCAGGAGGCCAAGTCGCT GTTTTTGATGCAACAAACACCACCAGAGAGAGAAGGGACACCATCCTGGAGTTTGCAGAACAGAATGGTTTTAAG GCTTTTTTTGTAGAGTCGGTGTGTGAAGACCCTGAAGTCATTCAGGAAAACATCGTT caagtgAAGTTGGGAAGCCCTGATTACACTAACTGCAACACGGAAGAAGCAGTGGAGGATTTCATGAAGAGGATAAAGTGTTATGAAAACTCTTACGAGACGCTGGACGAGGTCTTGGACAG GGATCTCTCCTTCATCAAGATTATGGATGTCGGCCAACGCTACCTGGTCAACAGGGTGCTGGACCACGTCCAGAGCCGGATCGTCTACTACCTCATGAACATCCACATCACGCCGCGCTCCATCTACCTGTGTCGCCACGGAGAAAGCGAGCTCAACGTCAAGGGTCGGATCGGAGGCGACTCGGGTCTCACGCCGAGGGGGAAAGAG TTTGCTAAGAAGCTGAACCAGTTCATCCAGACACAGAAAATTGGTGAGCTGAAGGTTTGGACCAGCCAGATGAAGAGAACCATCCAGACGGCAGAGGCCCTCAACGCCCCCTACGAGCAGTGGAAGGTCCTCAACGAGATCGACGCG GGTGTGTGTGAGGAGATGATGTACGAGGAGATCCAGGAAAATTATCCCCTGGAGTTCGCCCTGAGGGACCAGGACAAATACCGCTATCGCTATCCAAAAGGAGAG TCCTACGAGGACCTGGTGCAGCGCCTGGAGCCCGTCATCATGGAGCTGGAGAGGCAGGAGAACGTGCTGGTCATCTGCCACCAGGCGGTCATGCGCTGCCTGCTGGCCTACTTCCTGGACAAGACGGCAG AGGAGCTGCCGTACCTGAAGTGCCCACTGCACACCGTGCTGAAGCTGACCCCCGTGGCCTACG GCTGCAAAGTGGAGTCCATCAGCCTCAACGTGGATGCAGTCAACACGCACAGAGAAAAACCAGAG AACGTTGACATCCATCGTACCACTCAAGACGCCCTGCAGACCGTCCCTGCTCACCTCTGA
- the pfkfb4a gene encoding 6-phosphofructo-2-kinase/fructose-2,6-bisphosphatase 4a isoform X4, with translation MRGCSSRCKSTQNQDKAVCMTNCPTLIVTVGLPARGKTYISKKLTRYLNWIGVPTREFNVGQYRREFLKIYESFEFFRPDNEEGLKIRRQCASAAMNDVRQYLTEAGGQVAVFDATNTTRERRDTILEFAEQNGFKAFFVESVCEDPEVIQENIVQVKLGSPDYTNCNTEEAVEDFMKRIKCYENSYETLDEVLDRDLSFIKIMDVGQRYLVNRVLDHVQSRIVYYLMNIHITPRSIYLCRHGESELNVKGRIGGDSGLTPRGKEFAKKLNQFIQTQKIGELKVWTSQMKRTIQTAEALNAPYEQWKVLNEIDAGVCEEMMYEEIQENYPLEFALRDQDKYRYRYPKGESYEDLVQRLEPVIMELERQENVLVICHQAVMRCLLAYFLDKTAEELPYLKCPLHTVLKLTPVAYGCKVESISLNVDAVNTHREKPENVDIHRTTQDALQTVPAHL, from the exons ATGAGAGGCTGCTCCAGCCGATGCAAGTCCACGCAAAACCAGGACAAGGCGG TATGTATGACCAACTGTCCCACCCTGATCGTCACCGTGGGCCTGCCTGCAAGAGGAAAGACCTACATCTCCAAGAAGCTGACCCGCTACTTGAACTGGATCGGCGTGCCGACCAGAG agttCAACGTTGGACAGTACCGGAGGGAGTTCCTGAAGATCTACGAGTCCTTTGAGTTTTTCCGTCCCGACAACGAGGAAGGGTTGAAGATCAGAAG GCAGTGTGCTTCAGCGGCTATGAACGACGTGCGACAATATTTAACAGAGGCAGGAGGCCAAGTCGCT GTTTTTGATGCAACAAACACCACCAGAGAGAGAAGGGACACCATCCTGGAGTTTGCAGAACAGAATGGTTTTAAG GCTTTTTTTGTAGAGTCGGTGTGTGAAGACCCTGAAGTCATTCAGGAAAACATCGTT caagtgAAGTTGGGAAGCCCTGATTACACTAACTGCAACACGGAAGAAGCAGTGGAGGATTTCATGAAGAGGATAAAGTGTTATGAAAACTCTTACGAGACGCTGGACGAGGTCTTGGACAG GGATCTCTCCTTCATCAAGATTATGGATGTCGGCCAACGCTACCTGGTCAACAGGGTGCTGGACCACGTCCAGAGCCGGATCGTCTACTACCTCATGAACATCCACATCACGCCGCGCTCCATCTACCTGTGTCGCCACGGAGAAAGCGAGCTCAACGTCAAGGGTCGGATCGGAGGCGACTCGGGTCTCACGCCGAGGGGGAAAGAG TTTGCTAAGAAGCTGAACCAGTTCATCCAGACACAGAAAATTGGTGAGCTGAAGGTTTGGACCAGCCAGATGAAGAGAACCATCCAGACGGCAGAGGCCCTCAACGCCCCCTACGAGCAGTGGAAGGTCCTCAACGAGATCGACGCG GGTGTGTGTGAGGAGATGATGTACGAGGAGATCCAGGAAAATTATCCCCTGGAGTTCGCCCTGAGGGACCAGGACAAATACCGCTATCGCTATCCAAAAGGAGAG TCCTACGAGGACCTGGTGCAGCGCCTGGAGCCCGTCATCATGGAGCTGGAGAGGCAGGAGAACGTGCTGGTCATCTGCCACCAGGCGGTCATGCGCTGCCTGCTGGCCTACTTCCTGGACAAGACGGCAG AGGAGCTGCCGTACCTGAAGTGCCCACTGCACACCGTGCTGAAGCTGACCCCCGTGGCCTACG GCTGCAAAGTGGAGTCCATCAGCCTCAACGTGGATGCAGTCAACACGCACAGAGAAAAACCAGAG AACGTTGACATCCATCGTACCACTCAAGACGCCCTGCAGACCGTCCCTGCTCACCTCTGA
- the pfkfb4a gene encoding 6-phosphofructo-2-kinase/fructose-2,6-bisphosphatase 4a isoform X3, translating to MRGCSSRCKSTQNQDKAVCMTNCPTLIVTVGLPARGKTYISKKLTRYLNWIGVPTREFNVGQYRREFLKIYESFEFFRPDNEEGLKIRRQCASAAMNDVRQYLTEAGGQVAVFDATNTTRERRDTILEFAEQNGFKAFFVESVCEDPEVIQENIVQVKLGSPDYTNCNTEEAVEDFMKRIKCYENSYETLDEVLDRDLSFIKIMDVGQRYLVNRVLDHVQSRIVYYLMNIHITPRSIYLCRHGESELNVKGRIGGDSGLTPRGKEFAKKLNQFIQTQKIGELKVWTSQMKRTIQTAEALNAPYEQWKVLNEIDAGVCEEMMYEEIQENYPLEFALRDQDKYRYRYPKGESYEDLVQRLEPVIMELERQENVLVICHQAVMRCLLAYFLDKTAEELPYLKCPLHTVLKLTPVAYGCKVESISLNVDAVNTHREKPENVDVTRMSEEALITVPGHQ from the exons ATGAGAGGCTGCTCCAGCCGATGCAAGTCCACGCAAAACCAGGACAAGGCGG TATGTATGACCAACTGTCCCACCCTGATCGTCACCGTGGGCCTGCCTGCAAGAGGAAAGACCTACATCTCCAAGAAGCTGACCCGCTACTTGAACTGGATCGGCGTGCCGACCAGAG agttCAACGTTGGACAGTACCGGAGGGAGTTCCTGAAGATCTACGAGTCCTTTGAGTTTTTCCGTCCCGACAACGAGGAAGGGTTGAAGATCAGAAG GCAGTGTGCTTCAGCGGCTATGAACGACGTGCGACAATATTTAACAGAGGCAGGAGGCCAAGTCGCT GTTTTTGATGCAACAAACACCACCAGAGAGAGAAGGGACACCATCCTGGAGTTTGCAGAACAGAATGGTTTTAAG GCTTTTTTTGTAGAGTCGGTGTGTGAAGACCCTGAAGTCATTCAGGAAAACATCGTT caagtgAAGTTGGGAAGCCCTGATTACACTAACTGCAACACGGAAGAAGCAGTGGAGGATTTCATGAAGAGGATAAAGTGTTATGAAAACTCTTACGAGACGCTGGACGAGGTCTTGGACAG GGATCTCTCCTTCATCAAGATTATGGATGTCGGCCAACGCTACCTGGTCAACAGGGTGCTGGACCACGTCCAGAGCCGGATCGTCTACTACCTCATGAACATCCACATCACGCCGCGCTCCATCTACCTGTGTCGCCACGGAGAAAGCGAGCTCAACGTCAAGGGTCGGATCGGAGGCGACTCGGGTCTCACGCCGAGGGGGAAAGAG TTTGCTAAGAAGCTGAACCAGTTCATCCAGACACAGAAAATTGGTGAGCTGAAGGTTTGGACCAGCCAGATGAAGAGAACCATCCAGACGGCAGAGGCCCTCAACGCCCCCTACGAGCAGTGGAAGGTCCTCAACGAGATCGACGCG GGTGTGTGTGAGGAGATGATGTACGAGGAGATCCAGGAAAATTATCCCCTGGAGTTCGCCCTGAGGGACCAGGACAAATACCGCTATCGCTATCCAAAAGGAGAG TCCTACGAGGACCTGGTGCAGCGCCTGGAGCCCGTCATCATGGAGCTGGAGAGGCAGGAGAACGTGCTGGTCATCTGCCACCAGGCGGTCATGCGCTGCCTGCTGGCCTACTTCCTGGACAAGACGGCAG AGGAGCTGCCGTACCTGAAGTGCCCACTGCACACCGTGCTGAAGCTGACCCCCGTGGCCTACG GCTGCAAAGTGGAGTCCATCAGCCTCAACGTGGATGCAGTCAACACGCACAGAGAAAAACCAGAG aACGTAGATGTGACACGGATGTCAGAGGAGGCTTTGATTACTGTGCCAGGTCACCAGTGA
- the pfkfb4a gene encoding 6-phosphofructo-2-kinase/fructose-2,6-bisphosphatase 4a isoform X1 — MKHRSPSEQHHGKLPRVSVPAAAASASPQSDMEDKSTFSPRELTQNPLKKIWMPNKNGLPEKHISHRTVCMTNCPTLIVTVGLPARGKTYISKKLTRYLNWIGVPTREFNVGQYRREFLKIYESFEFFRPDNEEGLKIRRQCASAAMNDVRQYLTEAGGQVAVFDATNTTRERRDTILEFAEQNGFKAFFVESVCEDPEVIQENIVQVKLGSPDYTNCNTEEAVEDFMKRIKCYENSYETLDEVLDRDLSFIKIMDVGQRYLVNRVLDHVQSRIVYYLMNIHITPRSIYLCRHGESELNVKGRIGGDSGLTPRGKEFAKKLNQFIQTQKIGELKVWTSQMKRTIQTAEALNAPYEQWKVLNEIDAGVCEEMMYEEIQENYPLEFALRDQDKYRYRYPKGESYEDLVQRLEPVIMELERQENVLVICHQAVMRCLLAYFLDKTAEELPYLKCPLHTVLKLTPVAYGCKVESISLNVDAVNTHREKPENVDVTRMSEEALITVPGHQ; from the exons ATGAAGCACCGGTCACCTTCGGAGCAGCATCACGGGAAGCTTCCCCGGGTCAGTGTCCCCGCTGCGGCCGCCTCAGCCTCACCGCAGAGCGACATGGAGGACAAATCCACGTTCAGTCCACGGGAACTCACCCAAAACCCTTTGAAGAAGATATGGATGCCAAATAAAAATGGCCttcctgaaaaacacatttctcatcGAACGG TATGTATGACCAACTGTCCCACCCTGATCGTCACCGTGGGCCTGCCTGCAAGAGGAAAGACCTACATCTCCAAGAAGCTGACCCGCTACTTGAACTGGATCGGCGTGCCGACCAGAG agttCAACGTTGGACAGTACCGGAGGGAGTTCCTGAAGATCTACGAGTCCTTTGAGTTTTTCCGTCCCGACAACGAGGAAGGGTTGAAGATCAGAAG GCAGTGTGCTTCAGCGGCTATGAACGACGTGCGACAATATTTAACAGAGGCAGGAGGCCAAGTCGCT GTTTTTGATGCAACAAACACCACCAGAGAGAGAAGGGACACCATCCTGGAGTTTGCAGAACAGAATGGTTTTAAG GCTTTTTTTGTAGAGTCGGTGTGTGAAGACCCTGAAGTCATTCAGGAAAACATCGTT caagtgAAGTTGGGAAGCCCTGATTACACTAACTGCAACACGGAAGAAGCAGTGGAGGATTTCATGAAGAGGATAAAGTGTTATGAAAACTCTTACGAGACGCTGGACGAGGTCTTGGACAG GGATCTCTCCTTCATCAAGATTATGGATGTCGGCCAACGCTACCTGGTCAACAGGGTGCTGGACCACGTCCAGAGCCGGATCGTCTACTACCTCATGAACATCCACATCACGCCGCGCTCCATCTACCTGTGTCGCCACGGAGAAAGCGAGCTCAACGTCAAGGGTCGGATCGGAGGCGACTCGGGTCTCACGCCGAGGGGGAAAGAG TTTGCTAAGAAGCTGAACCAGTTCATCCAGACACAGAAAATTGGTGAGCTGAAGGTTTGGACCAGCCAGATGAAGAGAACCATCCAGACGGCAGAGGCCCTCAACGCCCCCTACGAGCAGTGGAAGGTCCTCAACGAGATCGACGCG GGTGTGTGTGAGGAGATGATGTACGAGGAGATCCAGGAAAATTATCCCCTGGAGTTCGCCCTGAGGGACCAGGACAAATACCGCTATCGCTATCCAAAAGGAGAG TCCTACGAGGACCTGGTGCAGCGCCTGGAGCCCGTCATCATGGAGCTGGAGAGGCAGGAGAACGTGCTGGTCATCTGCCACCAGGCGGTCATGCGCTGCCTGCTGGCCTACTTCCTGGACAAGACGGCAG AGGAGCTGCCGTACCTGAAGTGCCCACTGCACACCGTGCTGAAGCTGACCCCCGTGGCCTACG GCTGCAAAGTGGAGTCCATCAGCCTCAACGTGGATGCAGTCAACACGCACAGAGAAAAACCAGAG aACGTAGATGTGACACGGATGTCAGAGGAGGCTTTGATTACTGTGCCAGGTCACCAGTGA